One stretch of Candidatus Brocadiaceae bacterium DNA includes these proteins:
- a CDS encoding sugar transferase: NGRNAISWEDKFKFDVWYVDNQSFWLDIKILWMTLIKVFRREGISQAGQATMEKFRGSMY; this comes from the coding sequence AAACGGACGGAATGCGATAAGTTGGGAAGATAAATTCAAGTTCGATGTATGGTATGTTGATAATCAGTCGTTCTGGCTTGATATAAAGATTCTCTGGATGACTTTAATAAAAGTATTCAGGCGAGAGGGAATCAGCCAGGCTGGGCAGGCAACGATGGAGAAATTTAGAGGTTCCATGTACTAA
- a CDS encoding DUF6516 family protein translates to MRIEDYFLQIQKVIESCFVTQLSNVTYDKRGTHEGFIRGKLQFVDSSTLHWREFVDVEITVEPLMYVYQYMDSSGRIVFRYDNTGHHKNLNLSTYPHHKHEGCNNNVVPSVTKDLADVLKEIELLVKY, encoded by the coding sequence TTGCGAATTGAAGACTATTTTCTTCAGATACAAAAAGTTATTGAATCATGTTTTGTTACTCAATTATCAAATGTTACGTATGATAAACGCGGAACACATGAAGGCTTTATCCGGGGTAAGCTTCAATTTGTAGATAGTTCCACCTTACATTGGCGTGAATTTGTTGATGTAGAAATAACAGTAGAGCCTTTAATGTATGTTTATCAATATATGGATTCTTCCGGTAGGATTGTCTTTCGTTATGACAATACTGGCCACCACAAAAATTTAAATCTTTCAACATATCCTCATCACAAACACGAAGGGTGTAATAACAATGTTGTTCCCTCAGTGACCAAAGATTTGGCCGATGTCCTGAAAGAAATTGAATTACTTGTCAAATATTAA